Proteins from a genomic interval of Marmota flaviventris isolate mMarFla1 chromosome 8, mMarFla1.hap1, whole genome shotgun sequence:
- the C8H21orf140 gene encoding uncharacterized protein C21orf140 homolog translates to MPRLANSLLKSIISRGQFDGVRRKQCLQYLKGLRALQHDGFQTVYFGETDIPESLVTGEELGNGYFVQTPTWCIVHAGGSQGWVPWKYRTFLRDELCTKQEDHLFFEFCDVVKKNYGKCAIVVKGRRQQDETRPQEHREAEVQANLPTVINLTSIVCCPEVAKSYGHKLLCLPSHYNYLNPLDSAWCSLKWFIINNRREFCLQSIDSVYSYQYILLSDLISKGIERINLSKWKTLTNKVRRWENYYLGKFS, encoded by the coding sequence ATGCCTCGCCTTGCCAACTCTCTTCTAAAAAGCATCATTAGCAGAGGTCAGTTTGATGGCGTCAGGAGGAAGCAATGCCTCCAGTATCTGAAAGGCCTGAGAGCGCTGCAGCACGATGGGTTTCAGACCGTGTATTTTGGGGAAACTGATATCCCAGAAAGTCTCGTGACCGGGGAAGAACTTGGTAATGGATATTTCGTGCAAACTCCAACTTGGTGTATCGTGCACGCAGGAGGCAGTCAAGGATGGGTGCCGTGGAAATACCGGACGTTTCTAAGAGATGAGCTGTGCACCAAGCAGGAAGACCACCTCTTCTTCGAGTTCTGTGATGTGGTGAAGAAGAACTATGGGAAGTGTGCCATCGTGGTCaaagggaggaggcagcaggATGAGACGAGGCCCCAGGAACACAGAGAGGCCGAGGTCCAGGCCAACCTCCCAACAGTCATTAACTTGACAAGCATAGTGTGCTGCCCAGAGGTGGCCAAGTCCTACGGCCATAAACTGCTCTGTCTGCCCTCCCATTACAACTACCTGAACCCTTTAGACTCAGCCTGGTGTTCTCTGAAGTGGTTTATCATCAATAACAGGAGGGAGTTCTGTCTGCAGTCCATCGACAGCGTCTACTCCTACCAGTACATCCTACTAAGTGATTTAATCAGCAAAGGGATTGAAAGGATAAACCTAAGCAAGTGGAAAACACTAACCAACAAAGTTCGCAGATGGGAAAATTACTATCTTGGGAAATTTTCTTAA